In a genomic window of Vulpes lagopus strain Blue_001 chromosome 13, ASM1834538v1, whole genome shotgun sequence:
- the LOC121474560 gene encoding oligosaccharyltransferase complex subunit OSTC-like, with product SFLKTIINSLHVNITNLCYKKITILVGRETPATTNTETLYRVPFLVLECPNLKLKKPPWVHMPSAMKVYALVVVSYFLITGRIIYDVTVEPPSVGSMTDEHGHQRPVAFLAYRVNGQYIMEGLASSFLFTMRGLGFIILDGLNAPNIPKLNKFLLLFIGFICVLLSFFMARVFMRMKLLGYLMG from the coding sequence tcctttttaaaaaccataataaaTTCATTACATGTTAACATAACTAACTTATGTTATAAAAAAATCACCATCTTGGTCGGGAGAGAAACCCCTGCCACCACCAACACGGAGACCTTGTACCGCGTCCCGTTCTTAGTGCTCGAATGCCCCAACCTGAAGCTGAAGAAGCCGCCCTGGGTGCACATGCCGTCGGCCATGAAGGTGTATGCTCTGGTGGTGGTGTCTTACTTCCTCATCACCGGACGAATAATTTATGATGTTACTGTTGAACCTCCAAGTGTTGGTTCTATGACTGATGAACATGGACATCAGAGACCAGTAGCTTTCTTGGCCTACAGAGTAAATGGACAATATATTATGGAAGGACTTGCATCCAGTTTCCTGTTTACCATGAGAGGTTTAGGTTTCATAATCCTGGACGGATTGAATGCACCAAACATTCCAAAACTCAAtaaatttcttcttctattcATTGGATTCATCTGTGTCCTATTGAGTTTTTTCATGGCTAGAGTATTCATGAGAATGAAACTGCTGGGCTACCTGATGGGTTAA